A region of Massilia sp. WG5 DNA encodes the following proteins:
- the kynB gene encoding arylformamidase → MHAPTLWDISPTISAGIPVWPGDTPFASSPTWEIRDGCPVHVSRMSMTTHLGTHTDAPSHYDPAGRAIDAVDLAPYLGPCRVIHCIGARTVRPQDIEAGLENTPPRVLLRTYASAPQQAWDPAFPAIAPETIALLASKGVVLVGTDAASLDPQDSKTLDAHHAVRRHGLAILEGVVLDAVPPGDYELIALPLKLAGMDASPVRAILRALPKETV, encoded by the coding sequence ATGCACGCTCCAACCCTTTGGGATATCAGTCCGACGATCTCGGCCGGCATCCCGGTCTGGCCCGGCGATACCCCGTTCGCGTCCAGTCCGACCTGGGAAATCCGGGACGGGTGCCCGGTTCATGTCAGCCGCATGAGCATGACCACCCACCTGGGCACCCACACCGATGCGCCATCCCATTACGACCCGGCGGGCCGCGCCATCGACGCCGTCGACCTTGCACCCTACCTCGGCCCCTGCAGGGTGATCCACTGCATCGGCGCGCGGACGGTGCGCCCGCAGGACATCGAGGCCGGATTGGAGAACACGCCGCCGCGGGTGCTGCTGCGCACCTACGCCAGCGCGCCGCAGCAAGCCTGGGACCCGGCCTTCCCGGCCATCGCCCCCGAGACCATCGCCCTGCTGGCCTCGAAAGGCGTCGTGCTGGTCGGTACCGACGCCGCTTCGCTCGACCCGCAGGACTCGAAGACCCTGGACGCCCACCACGCGGTGCGCCGCCACGGCCTGGCGATCCTGGAAGGCGTGGTCCTGGATGCCGTCCCGCCCGGCGACTACGAATTGATCGCCCTGCCCCTGAAACTGGCCGGCATGGACGCCAGCCCGGTACGCGCGATCCTGCGCGCCCTGCCCAAGGAAACCGTATGA
- the kynU gene encoding kynureninase, which yields MSTTVNISSRADCALLDARDPLALLRDRFELPEGVIYLDGNSLGARPRAALARVHEVVALEWGQDLIKSWNSAGWFEMPKRLGDRLAPIIGAEAGEVAVTDTTSLNLFKALAAALEIQRQRAPEKKLIVTERSNFPTDIYMADGLARWLERGYAIRLVDSVDELPAAVDASCAVLMLTHVNYRTGWQHDMALLSRHAHEAGALAVWDLAHSAGAVPLDLHGAGADFAVGCTYKYLNGGPGAPAFIWVPKRHQAAFSHPLTGWWSHAAPFAMSHGFTPADGIGRALCGTQPVTSLAMVECGLEIFEETDMAAIRTKSLALTDLFIALVEARCASHPLGLVTPREHARRGSQVSVTHPQGYAVMQALIERGVIGDYREPEIMRFGFTPLYTTYCDVWDAVEILRDILDRGSYDASAARSAVT from the coding sequence ATGAGCACCACCGTTAACATCTCCTCGCGCGCCGACTGCGCCCTACTGGACGCCCGGGACCCGCTGGCCCTGCTGCGCGACCGCTTCGAACTGCCCGAAGGCGTGATTTACCTGGACGGCAATTCGCTCGGCGCCCGTCCGCGCGCGGCGCTGGCCCGCGTGCACGAGGTGGTGGCCCTGGAATGGGGCCAGGACCTGATCAAGAGCTGGAACAGCGCCGGCTGGTTCGAGATGCCCAAGCGCCTCGGCGACCGCCTTGCCCCGATCATCGGCGCCGAGGCCGGCGAAGTGGCCGTCACCGACACCACCTCGCTGAACCTGTTCAAGGCCCTGGCCGCGGCGCTCGAGATCCAGCGCCAGCGCGCGCCTGAAAAGAAGCTCATCGTCACCGAGCGCAGCAACTTCCCGACCGATATCTATATGGCGGACGGCCTGGCGCGCTGGCTGGAGCGCGGCTACGCGATCCGCCTGGTCGACAGCGTGGACGAACTGCCCGCCGCCGTGGACGCCAGCTGCGCGGTCCTGATGCTGACCCACGTGAACTACCGCACCGGCTGGCAGCACGACATGGCGCTGCTGTCCCGCCATGCCCACGAAGCCGGCGCGCTGGCGGTCTGGGACCTGGCCCACTCGGCCGGCGCGGTGCCGCTCGACCTGCACGGCGCCGGAGCTGACTTCGCGGTCGGCTGCACTTATAAATACCTGAATGGCGGCCCCGGCGCGCCGGCCTTCATCTGGGTGCCGAAGAGGCACCAGGCCGCCTTCAGCCATCCGCTGACCGGCTGGTGGAGCCATGCCGCGCCGTTCGCGATGTCGCACGGCTTCACTCCGGCGGACGGCATCGGCCGCGCCCTGTGCGGCACCCAGCCGGTGACCTCGCTGGCGATGGTCGAATGCGGGCTGGAGATCTTCGAAGAGACCGACATGGCGGCGATCCGTACCAAGTCGCTGGCCCTCACCGACCTGTTCATCGCCCTGGTCGAGGCGCGCTGCGCCAGCCACCCGCTGGGACTGGTGACGCCGCGCGAGCATGCCCGCCGCGGCAGCCAGGTCAGCGTCACCCATCCGCAGGGCTATGCGGTGATGCAGGCCCTGATCGAGCGCGGCGTGATCGGCGACTACCGCGAGCCGGAGATCATGCGCTTCGGCTTCACGCCGCTGTACACGACCTATTGCGATGTCTGGGATGCGGTCGAGATCCTGCGCGATATCCTCGACCGGGGCAGCTACGACGCCAGCGCGGCGCGCAGCGCGGTGACCTGA
- the kynA gene encoding tryptophan 2,3-dioxygenase, producing MSEETKAQATGAEWHGAKMDFSKSMSYGDYLGLDQILTAQHPLSPNHNEMLFIIQHQTSELWIKLMLHELQAVRVQIRQDELPPAFKMLARVARIMDQLVHAWDVLATMTPPEYTAIRPYLGASSGFQSFQYRELEFILGNKNANMLAVHQVSPGHHALLERELHAPSIYDEAVRLLARSGLPVSQARLDADPTRPTVHDDSVLAAWLEVYRDPEHHWALYELAEKLVDLETAFRTWRFRHVSTVERIIGFKTGTGGTAGVSYLRKMLDVVLFPELFALRTAL from the coding sequence ATGAGCGAAGAAACGAAGGCACAGGCTACGGGCGCCGAGTGGCACGGCGCCAAGATGGACTTCAGCAAGTCCATGAGCTACGGCGACTACCTGGGCCTGGACCAGATCCTGACCGCCCAGCATCCGCTGTCGCCGAACCACAACGAGATGCTGTTCATCATCCAGCACCAGACCAGCGAGCTGTGGATCAAGCTGATGCTGCACGAGCTGCAGGCGGTGCGCGTGCAGATCCGCCAGGACGAGCTGCCGCCGGCCTTCAAGATGCTGGCCCGGGTGGCGCGCATCATGGACCAGCTGGTGCACGCCTGGGACGTGCTGGCGACCATGACCCCGCCCGAGTACACGGCGATCCGGCCCTACCTCGGCGCCTCGAGCGGCTTCCAGTCCTTCCAGTACCGCGAGCTCGAGTTCATCCTCGGGAACAAGAACGCGAACATGCTGGCCGTGCACCAGGTCTCGCCCGGGCACCACGCCCTGCTCGAACGCGAGCTGCACGCGCCCTCGATCTACGACGAAGCGGTGCGCCTGCTGGCGCGCAGCGGGCTGCCGGTCTCGCAGGCGCGCCTGGACGCCGACCCGACCAGGCCGACGGTCCACGACGATTCCGTGCTGGCGGCCTGGCTCGAGGTCTACCGCGACCCCGAGCACCACTGGGCGCTGTACGAGCTGGCCGAGAAGCTGGTCGACCTGGAGACCGCCTTCCGCACCTGGCGCTTCCGCCACGTCTCGACGGTCGAGCGCATCATCGGCTTCAAGACCGGCACCGGCGGCACGGCCGGGGTCAGCTATCTGCGCAAGATGCTGGATGTGGTACTGTTTCCCGAACTGTTCGCCCTGAGGACTGCTTTATGA
- a CDS encoding alpha/beta hydrolase, with translation MRCDILIVSGLWNSGPQHWQTHWERKYSKWERVAHRDWQAPSRDEWVAELDAAIAACDGRPILVAHSLGCMLVAQWAQSGSPLNVAGAFLVAPSDVEAPSYPVPANGFAPIPMNRLPFPSVVVASTNDAYAAIERSRAFAQAWGSRLVEIGDAGHINADTGYGPWPEGERMLEEFCSNLHP, from the coding sequence ATGAGATGCGACATCCTGATCGTCAGCGGCCTGTGGAACTCCGGCCCGCAGCACTGGCAGACCCACTGGGAACGCAAGTACTCGAAATGGGAACGCGTCGCGCACCGCGACTGGCAGGCGCCAAGCCGTGACGAATGGGTGGCGGAACTGGACGCGGCGATCGCCGCCTGCGACGGCCGGCCGATCCTGGTCGCGCACAGCCTGGGCTGCATGCTGGTGGCCCAGTGGGCGCAAAGCGGTTCGCCGCTGAACGTGGCCGGCGCCTTCCTGGTGGCGCCCAGCGACGTCGAAGCGCCCTCCTATCCGGTGCCCGCCAACGGCTTCGCGCCGATCCCGATGAACCGGCTTCCCTTCCCTTCCGTGGTGGTGGCCAGCACCAATGACGCGTACGCGGCGATCGAACGCTCGCGCGCCTTCGCGCAGGCCTGGGGCAGCAGGCTGGTCGAGATCGGCGACGCGGGCCACATCAATGCCGATACCGGCTACGGCCCCTGGCCGGAAGGCGAACGGATGCTGGAGGAGTTCTGCTCCAACCTGCATCCCTGA
- a CDS encoding acyltransferase, producing MRTLAACAVVMAHFRYFRIFDDAQIARTADLGREAVIAFFVLSGFVIAYSAEQRNRTLGDYASARCARLYSVVLPVLLLAFGLAALAIRLGVHVNGAYQLGKPWLYIPFHLLFLGELWGFVEAPPWLLPYWSLNYEAWYYILFGAMHYLKGRRRLLGLAVFAAMGPKLWLLLPLWLSGVWLYRWQKTHVIGRSAARAGWALSLVLLGLWAWYDPAPGLRLVAQAAWPFSGIRMGSADRVLADYAVGLLVLMNFACARHAGFGLLARAARPVRFLSAHTFTLYLSHSLVICAWQALVVFRRGDPAVLAGLALAILAVAGALQPLTDLLYKRLRG from the coding sequence GTGCGCACCCTGGCCGCCTGCGCGGTCGTGATGGCGCACTTCCGCTATTTCCGTATTTTCGACGATGCCCAGATCGCGCGCACCGCCGACCTCGGGCGCGAAGCCGTGATCGCCTTCTTCGTGCTGTCCGGCTTCGTGATCGCCTACAGCGCCGAACAGCGCAACCGCACGCTGGGCGACTATGCGTCGGCCCGCTGCGCGCGCCTGTATTCGGTGGTGCTGCCGGTGCTGCTGCTGGCCTTCGGCCTGGCGGCCCTCGCCATCCGCCTGGGCGTGCACGTGAACGGCGCTTACCAGCTGGGCAAGCCCTGGCTCTACATCCCCTTCCACCTGCTGTTCCTGGGCGAACTGTGGGGTTTCGTGGAAGCGCCGCCCTGGCTGCTGCCTTACTGGTCGCTGAACTACGAAGCCTGGTACTACATCCTGTTCGGGGCGATGCACTACCTGAAGGGCCGCCGGCGCCTGCTGGGCCTGGCCGTGTTCGCCGCGATGGGCCCCAAGCTGTGGCTGCTGCTGCCCTTGTGGCTGTCCGGCGTCTGGCTGTACCGCTGGCAGAAGACCCATGTCATCGGGCGCAGCGCCGCCCGGGCCGGCTGGGCGCTGTCGCTGGTCCTGCTGGGCCTGTGGGCCTGGTACGACCCGGCGCCCGGGCTGCGCCTGGTCGCGCAAGCCGCCTGGCCCTTCTCCGGCATCCGCATGGGCAGCGCCGACCGCGTGCTGGCCGATTACGCCGTCGGCCTCCTGGTGCTGATGAATTTCGCCTGCGCCCGCCATGCCGGCTTCGGGCTGCTGGCGCGGGCCGCGCGGCCGGTCCGCTTTCTCTCCGCGCATACCTTCACGCTCTACCTGTCGCACAGCCTGGTGATCTGCGCCTGGCAGGCGCTGGTCGTGTTCCGGCGCGGCGATCCGGCGGTGCTGGCGGGGCTCGCGCTGGCGATCCTGGCGGTGGCCGGCGCGCTGCAGCCGCTGACCGACCTCCTCTACAAGCGCCTGCGCGGCTGA
- the htpG gene encoding molecular chaperone HtpG, translated as MAVAEKETLGFQAEVKQLLQLMIHSLYSNKEIFLRELISNASDAADKLRFEAINNDALYGNDHELKIRVQFDKDAKTVTISDNGIGMSRDEVISHLGTIAKSGTKEFFSKLSGDQQADAALIGQFGVGFYSAFIVADRVTVETRRAGAQPSEAVRWESTGEGDYTLEPIEKTSRGTDIILHLREGEDELLSSWKLKSIIRKYSDHISLPIVMKKEEWDEEKKETVVKDEFETVNQASALWARSKSDITPEQYEEFYKHVSHDFQAPLAYTHNRVEGRSEYTQLLYVPGHAPFDLWDRNKRGGIKLYVKRVFIMDDAEQLMPVYLRFVKGVIDSNDLPLNVSREILQESRDVRVIREGSTKRVLGMLEEMANSEEQEGKDKYATFWKEFGQVLKEGIGEDATNKDRIAKLLRFASTSADSSEQTVSFADYVSRMKEGQEKIYYVTADSYTAAKNSPHLEIFRKKGVEVLLLTDRVDEWMLSFLNDFDGKELVSVAKGGLDLGKLEDEAEKKEHEETETQYKDLVEKMKGALADKAKDVRVTFRLTDSPACLVADEHELSANLVRMLKAAGQDAPESKPILEINPNHPLVTRLKYEDGASPRFADWAHILFDQAMLAEGGSLTDPAAFVKRLNEMLLGGAK; from the coding sequence ATGGCTGTTGCCGAAAAAGAAACCCTTGGCTTCCAGGCGGAAGTGAAACAACTGCTGCAACTGATGATCCACTCCTTGTATTCCAACAAGGAGATCTTCCTGCGCGAACTGATCTCGAACGCGTCCGACGCCGCCGACAAGCTGCGCTTCGAGGCGATCAACAACGATGCCCTGTACGGCAACGACCACGAACTGAAGATCCGGGTCCAGTTCGACAAGGACGCGAAGACCGTCACCATCTCGGACAACGGCATCGGCATGAGCCGCGACGAGGTGATCTCGCACCTGGGCACCATCGCCAAGTCGGGCACCAAGGAATTCTTCAGCAAGCTGTCGGGCGACCAGCAGGCCGACGCCGCCCTGATCGGCCAGTTCGGCGTGGGCTTCTACTCGGCCTTCATCGTCGCCGACCGCGTCACCGTCGAGACCCGCCGCGCAGGCGCCCAGCCTTCCGAGGCGGTGCGCTGGGAGTCGACCGGCGAGGGCGACTACACCCTGGAGCCGATCGAAAAGACCAGCCGCGGCACCGACATCATCCTGCACCTGCGCGAAGGCGAGGACGAGCTGCTGTCGTCGTGGAAGCTGAAGTCCATCATCCGCAAGTATTCGGACCACATCTCCCTGCCGATCGTGATGAAGAAGGAAGAGTGGGACGAAGAGAAGAAGGAAACCGTCGTCAAGGACGAATTCGAGACCGTGAACCAGGCCAGCGCGCTGTGGGCCCGCTCGAAGTCGGACATCACGCCGGAACAGTACGAAGAGTTCTACAAGCACGTCTCGCACGATTTCCAGGCGCCGCTGGCCTACACGCATAACCGCGTCGAAGGCCGCAGCGAATACACCCAGCTGCTGTACGTGCCGGGCCACGCGCCCTTCGACCTGTGGGACCGCAACAAGCGCGGCGGCATCAAGCTGTACGTGAAGCGCGTGTTCATCATGGACGATGCCGAGCAGCTGATGCCGGTCTACCTGCGCTTCGTGAAGGGCGTGATCGATTCGAACGACCTGCCGCTGAACGTCTCGCGCGAGATCCTGCAGGAGTCGCGCGACGTGCGCGTGATCCGCGAAGGCTCGACCAAGCGCGTGCTGGGCATGCTGGAAGAGATGGCGAATTCGGAAGAGCAGGAAGGCAAGGACAAGTACGCGACCTTCTGGAAGGAGTTCGGCCAGGTGCTGAAGGAAGGCATCGGCGAGGACGCCACCAACAAGGACCGCATCGCCAAGCTGCTGCGCTTCGCCTCGACCAGTGCCGACTCGAGCGAGCAGACCGTGTCCTTCGCCGACTACGTGTCGCGCATGAAGGAAGGCCAGGAGAAGATCTACTACGTCACCGCCGACAGCTACACCGCGGCGAAGAACAGCCCGCACCTGGAGATCTTCCGCAAGAAGGGCGTCGAAGTGCTGCTGCTGACCGACCGCGTCGACGAGTGGATGCTGTCCTTCCTGAACGACTTCGACGGCAAGGAACTGGTGTCGGTCGCCAAGGGCGGCCTGGACCTGGGCAAGCTGGAAGACGAGGCCGAGAAGAAGGAACACGAAGAGACCGAGACCCAGTACAAGGACCTGGTCGAGAAGATGAAGGGTGCGCTGGCGGACAAGGCCAAGGACGTGCGCGTGACCTTCCGCCTGACCGACTCGCCGGCCTGCCTGGTGGCGGACGAGCACGAACTGTCGGCCAACCTGGTGCGCATGCTGAAGGCGGCCGGCCAGGACGCGCCGGAATCGAAGCCCATCCTCGAGATCAATCCGAACCACCCGCTGGTGACGCGCCTGAAGTACGAAGACGGCGCCAGCCCGCGCTTTGCCGACTGGGCCCATATCCTGTTCGACCAGGCCATGCTGGCCGAGGGCGGCAGCCTGACGGATCCGGCGGCTTTCGTGAAGCGCCTGAACGAGATGCTGCTGGGCGGCGCCAAGTAA
- a CDS encoding VOC family protein, whose translation MQDQVRAIPEGFHTVTPHLVCAGASEAIEFYKKAFGAVETGRMPGPGGKIMHAQLRIGDSPVMLADDFPEFGCNGPQALKGTPVFIHLYVDDADAVFAQAVAAGAKTVMPLADMFWGDRYGQLDDPFGHRWSIATHKRDMTPQQMQEEMQKSMQQRSAGGQP comes from the coding sequence ATGCAGGACCAGGTACGCGCCATCCCCGAAGGCTTCCACACCGTCACGCCCCACCTCGTGTGCGCGGGCGCAAGCGAGGCCATCGAGTTCTACAAAAAGGCCTTCGGCGCCGTCGAGACCGGCCGCATGCCCGGCCCCGGCGGCAAGATCATGCACGCCCAGCTGCGCATCGGCGACTCGCCGGTCATGCTGGCGGACGACTTTCCCGAGTTCGGCTGCAACGGCCCGCAGGCCCTGAAAGGCACGCCGGTCTTCATCCACCTGTACGTGGACGATGCCGACGCCGTGTTCGCGCAGGCGGTCGCGGCCGGCGCGAAGACGGTGATGCCGCTGGCCGACATGTTCTGGGGCGACCGCTACGGCCAGCTCGACGACCCGTTCGGCCACCGCTGGTCGATCGCCACCCACAAGCGCGACATGACGCCGCAGCAGATGCAGGAAGAGATGCAGAAATCGATGCAGCAGCGTTCCGCGGGAGGCCAGCCATGA
- a CDS encoding YciI family protein, with protein MKFMVIVKATEASEAGAMPTRQQLAEMGQFNEELVKAGVLLAGEGLHPSSRGARIVFDGDKRSVVDGPFAETKELIAGFWLIEVSSKQEAIEWMRRCPNPYGEGRGDIEIRQLFEAEDFGAELTPELREQEERRRGQVAAR; from the coding sequence ATGAAATTCATGGTCATCGTGAAGGCGACCGAAGCCAGCGAAGCGGGCGCCATGCCGACCCGGCAGCAGCTTGCCGAGATGGGCCAGTTCAACGAGGAGCTGGTCAAGGCCGGCGTGCTGCTGGCCGGCGAAGGCCTGCATCCGAGCAGCCGGGGGGCGCGCATCGTCTTCGACGGCGACAAGCGCAGCGTGGTCGACGGCCCCTTTGCCGAGACCAAGGAGCTGATCGCCGGCTTCTGGCTGATCGAGGTCAGCTCGAAGCAGGAAGCGATCGAGTGGATGCGGCGCTGCCCGAACCCGTATGGCGAGGGTCGCGGCGACATCGAAATCCGCCAGCTGTTCGAGGCCGAGGATTTCGGCGCCGAGCTGACGCCCGAGCTGCGCGAGCAGGAAGAGCGGCGGCGCGGCCAGGTCGCGGCGCGCTGA
- a CDS encoding YciI family protein, which yields MQFMVMRRSDEATEAGRLPATAVFEDMDRYHARLDEAGGVGLALGLHPSSRAVRLKLWPGGESITDGPFAEAKELIAGFTVFEAASKDEAIALLQRWPASDAEATGEAVLELRETGCPGGCAQVAPAAAGEDRRYVILLRADAGTEADRIPPQAMLDALNAFNAAQAAQGRLLAGDGLKASSRGARIHLKGGQASVIDGPFAEAKELIAGFWMIRAASMSDAVAWARTLPYPTGPYVEVEIREAMTMDDLAPA from the coding sequence ATGCAATTCATGGTCATGCGACGCAGCGACGAGGCAACCGAGGCGGGGCGGCTGCCCGCCACTGCCGTGTTCGAGGATATGGACCGCTACCACGCCCGGCTCGATGAAGCCGGCGGGGTCGGCCTGGCGCTGGGCCTGCACCCGAGCAGCCGGGCGGTGCGCCTGAAACTGTGGCCGGGCGGGGAAAGCATCACCGACGGCCCGTTTGCCGAAGCCAAGGAGCTGATCGCCGGCTTCACGGTGTTCGAAGCGGCATCGAAGGACGAGGCGATCGCGCTGCTGCAACGCTGGCCGGCCAGCGACGCCGAGGCCACCGGCGAAGCCGTGCTCGAGCTGCGCGAAACCGGCTGCCCGGGCGGCTGCGCCCAGGTAGCTCCGGCGGCCGCCGGCGAAGACCGCCGCTACGTGATCCTGCTGCGCGCCGACGCCGGGACCGAGGCCGACCGCATCCCGCCGCAGGCCATGCTGGACGCGCTGAACGCCTTCAATGCCGCGCAGGCGGCGCAAGGCAGGCTGCTGGCCGGCGACGGTCTCAAGGCAAGCAGCCGCGGCGCCCGCATTCACCTGAAGGGCGGCCAGGCCAGCGTGATCGACGGCCCCTTCGCCGAAGCCAAGGAACTGATCGCCGGCTTCTGGATGATCCGCGCGGCCTCGATGTCCGACGCGGTCGCATGGGCGCGCACCCTGCCCTATCCGACCGGGCCGTATGTCGAGGTCGAGATCCGCGAAGCGATGACGATGGACGATTTGGCGCCGGCATGA